In Deferribacter desulfuricans SSM1, the following are encoded in one genomic region:
- the fdhD gene encoding formate dehydrogenase accessory sulfurtransferase FdhD has protein sequence MSEQKRLPKSLAWKYDVKKFIAKESCFVDEERYLIREEKYTIFINGKKFTSVMLVPQLEKEFVYGFLFTSKIIDSVDDIKDYRMCENKNIYIYLKNLDFEFKDEKWTVTSGCGGGKVLEKTYSDFEKISTDFKITAKQILEMFKRLEAESKLHTFTRCVHKAYYFGSDGFEFTCEDVGRHNTIDKVIGAVLLNKRSFDGVVLTTGRLTSEMMLKCVRAKIPIVVSRTATSKLGLEIAKNANITMIGLTSLKGFTVFNGVERVII, from the coding sequence ATGAGCGAGCAAAAGAGATTGCCCAAAAGTCTGGCTTGGAAATATGATGTCAAAAAATTTATAGCAAAAGAAAGTTGTTTTGTTGATGAAGAAAGATATCTGATTCGTGAAGAGAAGTACACTATCTTTATAAATGGTAAAAAATTTACTTCTGTGATGCTAGTACCTCAACTTGAAAAAGAGTTTGTTTACGGTTTTTTGTTTACATCAAAAATAATTGATAGTGTTGATGATATCAAAGATTATAGAATGTGCGAAAATAAAAATATTTATATATACTTAAAAAACTTAGATTTTGAATTTAAGGATGAAAAATGGACTGTTACTTCAGGATGTGGTGGCGGAAAAGTATTAGAAAAAACATATAGCGATTTTGAGAAAATTAGTACTGATTTTAAAATAACGGCAAAACAGATTTTAGAAATGTTTAAAAGATTAGAGGCAGAATCAAAGTTGCATACTTTTACGAGGTGTGTTCATAAAGCATATTATTTTGGTAGTGATGGGTTTGAGTTTACTTGTGAGGATGTGGGGAGGCATAATACAATTGATAAGGTAATTGGTGCAGTTTTACTCAATAAAAGATCATTTGATGGTGTTGTTTTAACTACTGGTAGGCTTACTTCTGAAATGATGCTGAAGTGTGTAAGAGCCAAAATTCCAATAGTTGTATCAAGAACTGCCACAAGTAAATTGGGATTAGAAATTGCAAAGAATGCTAATATTACTATGATTGGGTTAACATCGTTAAAAGGGTTTACAGTTTTTAATGGGGTTGAAAGAGTTATAATTTAG
- a CDS encoding class II SORL domain-containing protein — protein MAIGEFVKSADFKNEKHVPVIELPEKIEAGKEFVVNVSVGKEIAHPNTTEHFIGWIALYFKPENGNVYNLGRAEFTAHGESTEGANKGPAFTEPSALFKVKLNQPGKLVAVSYCNIHGLWESEVEVKF, from the coding sequence ATGGCAATAGGAGAATTTGTAAAATCAGCAGATTTTAAAAATGAAAAACACGTTCCAGTTATTGAATTACCAGAGAAAATTGAAGCAGGTAAAGAATTTGTAGTTAATGTTTCAGTGGGTAAAGAGATAGCACATCCAAACACAACTGAGCACTTTATTGGTTGGATTGCATTATACTTTAAGCCTGAAAATGGAAATGTTTACAATTTAGGTAGAGCAGAGTTTACTGCTCATGGTGAATCAACTGAAGGCGCAAACAAAGGGCCAGCATTTACCGAGCCATCTGCACTCTTTAAAGTAAAACTAAATCAGCCAGGTAAACTTGTAGCTGTTAGCTACTGTAATATTCACGGTTTATGGGAAAGCGAAGTAGAAGTAAAATTTTAA
- a CDS encoding molybdenum cofactor guanylyltransferase, whose product MSNFSCAILAGGQSRRFGSDKTLAKINGKSFTEILAEKLCRISDDVLIISKDSSKFDFNVESCRFVDDEYEQQCPLVGIITGLKKCKYDTLFVVSADSPFININLVKEMYKLIKNGDVLLPVIDGKIYTLFGFYKKSSLKILEFYFEKGVYRLLDIYDDLNVFYLDNLEFILEYDKEMLSFLNINTREDYERAKEIAQKSGLEI is encoded by the coding sequence GTGTCCAATTTTAGTTGTGCTATTTTAGCAGGTGGACAGAGCAGAAGATTTGGAAGCGATAAGACGTTGGCTAAAATTAACGGTAAATCTTTTACTGAGATTCTGGCTGAAAAACTATGTAGAATTTCTGATGATGTTTTAATAATTAGTAAGGATTCCTCAAAATTTGATTTTAATGTGGAATCTTGTAGGTTTGTAGATGATGAGTATGAACAGCAATGTCCACTTGTAGGCATAATAACAGGACTTAAAAAATGTAAGTATGATACTCTTTTTGTTGTTTCTGCAGATTCTCCTTTCATAAATATAAATCTTGTAAAAGAGATGTATAAACTTATTAAAAATGGCGATGTATTGTTGCCTGTTATTGATGGTAAGATATATACACTTTTTGGCTTTTATAAGAAAAGTTCTTTGAAAATACTTGAGTTTTATTTTGAAAAAGGGGTTTACAGATTGTTAGATATTTATGATGATTTAAATGTTTTTTATTTAGACAATTTGGAATTTATTTTAGAGTATGATAAAGAGATGCTAAGTTTTTTAAATATAAATACAAGAGAGGATTATGAGCGAGCAAAAGAGATTGCCCAAAAGTCTGGCTTGGAAATATGA